A section of the Triticum dicoccoides isolate Atlit2015 ecotype Zavitan chromosome 7A, WEW_v2.0, whole genome shotgun sequence genome encodes:
- the LOC119330612 gene encoding uncharacterized protein LOC119330612, which produces MEQALRDQAPARAAGRRPTRFTALELAAAEQLLHLSESSCSSGAAFTPLGSGIAASAACSSSSPRSVNAAPAATARDPVVGIGADREEEDDEQELGGRPRVSRRYRSVAELYDATDPAGARRRKGKAVAGGTTAERRK; this is translated from the coding sequence ATGGAACAGGCCCTCCGCGACCAGGCGCCGGCCAGGGCGGCGGGGCGCAGGCCGACGCGGTTCACGGCTCTGGAGCTCGCGGCGGCCGAGCAGCTCCTTCACCTCAGCGAGAGCAGCTGCTCCTCGGGCGCCGCCTTCACGCCGCTAGGATCGGGGATCGCCGCGTCGGcggcctgctcctcctcctcgccacgcTCCGTCAACGCTGCGCCCGCCGCAACCGCGCGCGACCCCGTCGTGGGCATCGGCGCGGAtcgcgaggaggaggacgacgagcagGAGCTGGGCGGGAGGCCGCGGGTGAGCAGGAGGTACCGCTCGGTAGCGGAGTTGTACGACGCTACGGATCCTGCTGGAGCGCGGCGGAGGAAGGGCAAGGCCGTCGCCGGCGGCACAACGGCGGAGAGGAGGAAGTAG